A DNA window from Thermoanaerobaculia bacterium contains the following coding sequences:
- a CDS encoding oxidoreductase codes for MTPRTASTFTGLFAALTAIVATGAPAPGETEKSGAPASAPVSVVAGKPRLVASQLGRDVSLRGLSVVDDRVVWVSGDKGTIAFSTDGARSFESRNPPEFAARDFRDIEGFDERRAVALAVGAPARILLTTDGGTSWRAVYRNERPESFLDGFDFWDDRRGIAFGDPLDGRFLILSTEDGGATWTELPIPDRPLAFPGEAAFAASGTSIRVFPGGRVAFGTGGTRARLWVSEDYGAHWQSRHAPLRQGIDSAGLFSLAGTHGADTAHAAHAADTEWIAVGGDYRADRERREVAYVTRDRGLSWSAIVPPPAGFRSAVEPLPAALGGGWVATGTSGTDIAANTAAGFEALSVEGFHAVRAAKRGHLVVLVGAGGRLARLLPAE; via the coding sequence ATGACGCCAAGAACGGCTTCTACCTTTACTGGTCTTTTCGCCGCGCTGACCGCGATCGTCGCCACGGGCGCGCCAGCGCCCGGAGAAACAGAAAAGAGCGGCGCGCCGGCCAGCGCACCGGTCTCGGTGGTCGCAGGCAAGCCGCGGCTGGTCGCCTCGCAGCTCGGCAGGGATGTCTCGCTGCGCGGCCTCTCGGTCGTCGATGACCGGGTCGTCTGGGTGAGTGGCGACAAGGGGACGATCGCGTTCTCGACCGACGGCGCGCGGAGCTTCGAGTCTCGCAACCCTCCCGAGTTCGCGGCGCGCGACTTCCGCGACATCGAAGGCTTCGACGAGCGCCGCGCCGTGGCGCTCGCGGTCGGTGCGCCGGCGCGCATTCTCCTGACCACGGATGGCGGCACGAGCTGGCGCGCGGTCTATCGCAACGAGCGCCCGGAGAGCTTCCTCGACGGTTTCGACTTCTGGGACGACCGGCGCGGCATCGCCTTCGGCGATCCGCTCGACGGTCGCTTCCTCATCCTCTCGACCGAAGATGGCGGCGCGACCTGGACCGAACTGCCGATTCCGGATCGCCCCCTGGCCTTCCCGGGCGAGGCCGCCTTCGCCGCGAGCGGCACGTCGATCCGGGTCTTTCCCGGGGGCCGGGTGGCTTTCGGCACGGGGGGCACGCGGGCGCGGCTCTGGGTCTCGGAGGACTACGGCGCGCATTGGCAGTCGCGGCATGCGCCGCTCCGCCAGGGAATCGACTCCGCCGGGCTGTTCTCGCTCGCCGGCACGCATGGCGCAGATACCGCGCATGCCGCGCATGCCGCGGATACCGAGTGGATCGCCGTCGGCGGCGACTACCGCGCCGACCGCGAGCGCCGCGAAGTCGCCTACGTCACCCGCGACCGCGGGCTCTCGTGGAGCGCCATCGTTCCGCCGCCAGCGGGCTTCCGCTCCGCGGTCGAGCCCCTGCCGGCAGCCCTCGGCGGCGGCTGGGTCGCCACCGGCACCTCGGGCACCGACATCGCAGCGAACACCGCCGCAGGCTTCGAGGCCCTCTCCGTCGAGGGCTTCCACGCCGTGCGCGCCGCCAAGCGCGGCCACCTCGTCGTGCTCGTCGGCGCGGGCGGACGCCTTGCGCGCCTGCTGCCCGCCGAGTAG
- a CDS encoding M1 family metallopeptidase: VAAGLWLRWYFSTGDLDSGGPLRPRQAAYDVRRYDLAVAVDPVAKAIRGTNRATVVAIAPLDRFEIQLDDRMVVAAAMVDDAPAAFEHAGGLVTVPLATPWAAGERHAVTLQYAGVPKVARRPPWSDGFVWKETEDGRPWIGVTGQGDGGDDWWPCKDHPSDEPDEGMSIALTVPSDLVGLTNGKRISEERNADGTTTSRWEVTYPINNYLVSVNIAPYVPIEATYKGIDGTLDERIIFWALPEHEEKARVMWKQAPKMLEVLGKRFGEYPFLRDKYWVAETSYLGMEHQTIVAYGADFEDNKFGFDSLLLHETAHEWWGNKITAADWGDFWIHEGFGTYAEAVFVNDTLGVEKYLEYMRRPRKHLGNKKPIVQGRDLTAGAAYIGDIYGKGALVLHTLRYLAGDEAFFRLVHRFATDERYAYRLVSTADFEALVAEELGRPIPWFWKQYLYTAALPGYAVDRVAGDNGRETVTLRWEDPSFEMPLPVAIGGESRRLEMTGGQESFEVATGTVVEVDPQGWVLSERPEE, translated from the coding sequence GGTCGCGGCCGGCCTCTGGTTGCGCTGGTATTTTTCGACCGGGGATCTCGACTCCGGCGGGCCGTTGCGCCCGCGGCAGGCGGCCTACGACGTCCGTCGCTACGACCTGGCGGTGGCGGTCGACCCGGTGGCGAAGGCGATCCGCGGCACGAACCGCGCCACCGTCGTCGCCATCGCCCCCCTCGACCGCTTCGAGATCCAGCTGGACGACCGCATGGTCGTCGCCGCCGCGATGGTGGACGACGCCCCGGCTGCCTTCGAGCATGCCGGCGGCCTGGTGACCGTTCCGCTCGCCACACCCTGGGCGGCCGGCGAACGCCACGCGGTGACCCTCCAGTACGCCGGAGTACCGAAAGTCGCCCGCCGGCCGCCATGGAGCGACGGCTTCGTCTGGAAGGAGACCGAGGACGGCCGCCCGTGGATCGGCGTCACCGGCCAGGGCGACGGCGGCGACGACTGGTGGCCGTGCAAGGACCACCCCTCCGACGAGCCCGACGAAGGGATGTCGATCGCCCTCACGGTGCCCTCCGACCTCGTCGGCCTCACCAACGGCAAGCGGATCTCCGAGGAGAGGAACGCCGACGGTACGACCACCAGCCGCTGGGAGGTCACCTATCCGATCAACAACTACCTGGTCTCGGTGAACATTGCGCCCTACGTGCCGATCGAGGCGACCTACAAGGGGATCGACGGCACGCTCGACGAGAGAATCATCTTCTGGGCGCTCCCCGAGCACGAGGAGAAGGCACGGGTGATGTGGAAGCAGGCGCCGAAGATGCTCGAAGTCCTCGGCAAGCGGTTCGGCGAATATCCGTTCCTGCGCGACAAGTACTGGGTGGCCGAGACCTCCTACCTCGGCATGGAGCACCAGACGATCGTCGCCTACGGCGCCGACTTCGAGGACAACAAGTTCGGCTTCGACTCGCTGCTCCTCCACGAGACGGCGCACGAATGGTGGGGCAACAAGATCACCGCCGCCGACTGGGGCGACTTCTGGATCCACGAGGGCTTCGGGACCTACGCCGAGGCGGTCTTCGTCAACGACACGCTGGGAGTCGAGAAGTACCTCGAGTACATGCGCCGCCCGAGAAAGCACCTCGGCAACAAGAAGCCGATCGTGCAGGGGCGCGATCTCACCGCCGGCGCGGCCTACATCGGCGACATCTACGGCAAGGGCGCCCTGGTGCTGCACACGCTGCGCTACCTGGCCGGCGACGAGGCTTTCTTCCGCCTCGTCCACCGCTTCGCGACCGACGAGCGCTACGCCTACCGGCTGGTTTCGACCGCGGATTTCGAAGCGCTGGTCGCGGAGGAGCTCGGGCGGCCGATCCCCTGGTTCTGGAAGCAGTATCTCTACACCGCCGCCCTGCCGGGCTATGCAGTCGATCGTGTCGCCGGCGACAACGGCCGCGAGACCGTCACCCTGCGCTGGGAGGACCCGTCCTTCGAGATGCCTCTGCCCGTCGCGATCGGCGGCGAGAGCCGCCGCCTCGAAATGACCGGCGGCCAGGAGAGCTTCGAAGTGGCGACCGGTACCGTCGTCGAAGTCGATCCGCAGGGCTGGGTGCTCTCCGAACGGCCGGAAGAGTAG